The Kluyvera intermedia genome includes the window CGCGTGCGCTGCTGGAGGGTAAAGACTGGCGTGATGCGGGTTTACGTTACACCTCGCATATTGATGTTCTCCCTTTTGGTCAGTTGCAGGCGGGTGAGCTGCAAAATATCAGCACCCGTGGCGACACGCTGGCGGCCATTGCCACCATTGCTAAAGATCTGGAACAACAGGGGAAATACCAGTGGATCCTGATTGACCTGCCGCACGGTTTTTATCCCTGGACTCCTTCTCTTGTTGAAGCCTGTCACTTTACCCTGACGATAATCAAACCTGACGCGAATTGCCATATTCGCCTGCATCAGCAGCCGCTGCCTACCGATACCCACCTTTTACTCAACGGCCTGCGCATGAGTAGCCCGTTACAAGAAGATCTCTACCAGGTGTGGTTGCAAACCCAGCGCCGACTGTTGCCGGTGGTCATCCACCGTGATGAAGCGATGGCTGAAAGCCTGGCGAGCAAGCAGCCGCTTGGCGAATATCGCCATGACTCACTGGCAGCGGAAGAGATGATTACGCTCGCTAACTGGTGTCTTATGCACTATGCCGGACATCATGCGGCGGAGCGCGAAGCATGATTCGCCTTGGTCGTTTGATCTTCGCCCCGCCGGTTTATGCGCGTATGCACGCGCGCTACGTGGATTATCGTCGCAACGGTTCATCCTGGCTTGCAGCAACGCTGACTTGCCTGTGGGTCGGGCTGGCATGGATGTTTTTGCCGCTGGAGAACGCGCGCTGGCAGGCGTTGCAGACGCGGCAGGATGCGCTCTTTCCGCACATTAATTTCTCACGCCCGCGTCCGCTCGATCCGCTGCGTTATGCATTACAGGCCATTTGGCTTATCGCCACTAAACCACCGGAAAGCCGTAAACCTCTGCAATGGCGACCGTTAGTAGGGATTGAGTGGCTGCGCAACCGCTACATCGCTTGGGCGGAAGAACTGCCGACGCGCATGAATGCGCAAACCGGCCATCTGGATAATAAGAAAGAGCTGGCACACCTTAATCCGAAACTGCGTCGAGTCATTCTCGGCGTGGTCGTCGCCCTGTCGCTGCTTCTGGCGCTGGTGTGTATCACGCAGCCGTTTAACCCGATTTCGCAGTTTGTCTTCCTGATGCTGCTGTGGGGAGTTGCGCTGCTGGTGCGGCGTATCCCTGGGCGCTTCTCCGCGCTGATGCTTATTGTTCTGTCGCTGACCGTGTCCTGTCGTTACATCTGGTGGCGCTACACCTCAACGCTGAACTGGAACGACCCGGTGAGCCTGGTCTGTGGTCTGGTGTTGCTGTTTGCTGAAACCTACGCCTGGATTGTGCTGGTGCTGGGCTACTTCCAGGTGGCCTGGCCGCTGAATCGCCAGCCGGTACCGCTGCCGAAGGATATGGATAGCTGGCCGACCGTGGATATTTTTGTCCCGACCTACAACGAAGATCTCAACGTGGTTAAAAATACCGTGTACGCCTCGTTGGGTATCGACTGGCCGAAAGATAAAGTCGTTGTCTGGATCCTCGATGACGGGGGCCGTGAAGAATTTCGCCAGTTTGCCAAAGATGTTGGCGTCGAATATATCGCCCGAACGACGCATGAACACGCGAAAGCCGGGAACATCAACAACGCGCTTAAATACGCGAAAGGGGAGTTCGTGTCGATTTTCGACTGCGACCACGTCCCGACGCGCTCGTTCCTGCAAATGACCATGGGCTGGTTCCTCAAAGATAAGAAGCTGGCGATGATGCAGACGCCGCACCACTTCTTCTCGCCAGATCCGTTTGAACGTAACCTGGGACGTTTTCGTAAAACGCCTAACGAAGGCACGTTGTTCTACGGGCTGGTACAGGACGGTAACGACATGTGGGATGCCACCTTCTTCTGTGGTTCCTGTGCGGTTATTCGCCGCGAACCGCTGGACAGAATTGGCGGTATTGCCGTTGAAACCGTGACCGAGGATGCGCATACCTCGCTGCGTTTGCACCGTCTGGGTTACACCTCCGCCTATATGCGTCTGCCGCAGGCGGCGGGGCTGGCGACAGAAAGCCTGTCTGCGCATATCGGCCAACGTATTCGCTGGGCGCGAGGCATGGTGCAGATATTCCGCCTGGATAACCCGCTATTTGGCAAAGGCCTAAAAATGCCGCAGCGGCTGTGCTACCTCAACGCCATGTTCCACTTTTTATCTGGCATCCCGCGGCTCATCTTCCTGACCGCGCCGCTGGCTTTCCTGCTCTTGCACGCCTATATCATCTACGCCCCGGCGCTGATGATTGCGCTTTTTGTGTTCCCACACATGATTCATGCCAGCCTGACTAACTCAAAAATTCAGGGTAAATACCGCCACTCCTTCTGGAGTGAAATCTATGAAACGGTGCTGGCCTGGTACATTGCGCCGCCGACGATGGTGGCGCTGTTCGCTCCGCATAAAGGTAAGTTCAACGTCACCGCCAAGGGCGGACTGGTAAAAGAAGAGTACGTCGACTGGGTGATCTCCCGGCCGTATATCTACCTGGTGCTGTTGAACCTGTTGGGCGTGGCGTTTGGGATCTGGCGTTATATGTACGGGCCAGAGGATGAAATCCTCACCGTGTGGGTGAGCCTGCTGTGGGTGTTCTATAACCTGATTATTCTCGGCGGCGCGGTAGCAGTATCGGTCGAAAGTAAACAGGTGCGTCGCTCGCACCGCGTTGAAATCAAGATGCCGGGGGGCAATTTCACGCGAGGACGGCCATCTCTTCTCCTGTACGGTACACGACTTCTCCGATGGCGGCGTGGGGATCCGAATTAACGGTGATGCCCAGGTGCTGGAGGAGCAGAAGGTTAATCTCCTGCTCAAACGCGGCCAGCAAGAGTATGTCTTCCCCACTCAGGTGGTGCGTGTGCTGGGCAATGAAGTCGGCCTTAAGTTACTGCCGATGACCACCCGCCAGCATATCGACTTTGTGCAGTGTACATTTGCGCGCGCGGATACATGGGCGCTCTGGCAAGACAGCTTCCCGGAAGATAAACCGCTGGAAAGCTTGATGGATATCCTGAAGCTGGGGTTCCGTGGTTACCGTCACCTGGCCGAATTTGCGCCGCCGGTGGCAAAAGAAATTTTCCGGTCACTCACCTCGCTTGTGGCGTGGGTGGCCTCGTTCGTCCCGCGTCGTCCGGAACGCGGCGTGATAATCGAGCGTCCGCTATCGGCTATGGCTCAACAATAATGATGATGATGCGATGAAAAGAAACCTTTCCTGGATTTGTGCAGTGGCGGTGGGTGTAGGCAGTTTGTTGCCACTCACGACGTATTCTGAACCGACGACCGAACTGTCCGTTGCGCCAACGGAGGCGGCGACCCCAGCGGTGGCCGCTGCACCCGTAGTGGTGGAAGATTCGCCAGGCCGTGATGTGAAGCTCACATTTGCTCAGATTGCGCCACCGCCGGGCAGCATGGTGCTGCGTGGCTCGAACCCGAACGGGAGCATTGAGTTTGGTATGCGCAGCGATGAAGTGGTATCGAAGGCGCTGCTGAACCTGACGTATACGCCATCGCCATCATTACTGCCGGTGACTTCACAGCTGAAGGTCTATCTTAACGATGAACTGATGGGCGTTCTGCCGGTGACCAAAGAGCAGCTTGGTCAGAAGGTGACGGCTCAGGTTGCCGTCGACCCGTTATATATCACCGACTTTAACCGCGTGCGTCTTGAGTTTATTGGCCATTACCGTGATGTTTGTGAAAACCCGGCCAACAACACCGTGTGGCTCGATGTCGCCCGTAACAGCACGCTGGATTTAACCTATCAGTCCCTGAAAGTGCGTAACGATCTCTCGCATTTCCCGGTGCCGTTCTTTGATTCTCGCGATAACCGTCCTCTGAATCTGCCAATGGTCTTTGCCAGCTCGCCGAGCCTGCAAAAACAGCAGGCGGCGGGGATTATTGCCTCATGGTTTGGGGCAAAAGCGGGCTGGCGCGGCCAGACATTCCCGGTGCTCTACAATTCACTGCCTGACCGTAATGCTATCGTCTTTGCCACCAACGATAATCGCCCGGACTTCCTGCGCGATCATCCGCCGGTGAAAGCACCAACGGTCGAAATGATTGATCACCCGACCAACCCGTATATGAAACTGCTGGTGGTCTTTGGTCGTGATGATAAAGATCTGCTGCAAGCGGCACAGGGCATCTCAGCGGGCAATATCCTGTTCCGTGGCGATAGCGTTACGGTAAACGAAGTGACGCCGTTGCTGGCTCGCGCTCCTTACGATGCACCAAATTGGGTACGTACTGACCGTCCAGTGACCTTTGGTGAGCTGAAGACCTACGAGCAGCAGCTACAGTCGACCGGGCTTGAGCCTGCGTCTATCAACCTATCGCTGAATCTGCCACCCGATCTCTACTTGATGCGCAGTACCGGCATTGATATGGATCTGAAATACCGTTACACCATGCCGCCGGTGAAAGACAGTTCGCGGATGGACATCAGTCTGAACAACCAGTTTCTGCAATCCTTCAGCCTCAACAGTACGCAGGACGTCAATAAATTGATGCTGCGCCTGCCGATTCTGCAAGGGCTGCTGGACGGTAAAAACGATGTCAGTATCCCGGCGCTGCGCTTGGGCGCAATGAACCAACTGCGCTTTGACTTCCAGTATACGAACCCGATGCCTGGCGGCACGGTGGATAACTGCGTTACCTTCCAGCCGGTACAGAACCACGTAGTGATTGGCGATGACTCGACTATCGATTTCTCCCATTATTACCACTTCTTGCCGATGCCGGATCTGCGCACCTTTGCCAACGCGGGCTTCCCGTTTACTCGCATGGCTGACCTTTCCGACACGGTCATCGTCATGCCAAAAACACCGTCCGAAGCACAGGTCAGTACATTGCTCAACGCGGTTGGCGTGATTGGCGGCCAGACCGGTTTGGCGGGCGCGAAAATGACCATCGTCGATGAGGGTGGCCAAATCCAGGATAAAGACGCCGACCTGCTGCTGATTGGCTCTATTCCGCAGAAACTCAAAGATGACAAGCATATCGACTTGCTGGTCGATGCCACCCAGAGCTGGGTGAAAACGCCGCTGCGTCACAACGATCTGCCGAGCATCTATCTGGATACGGACGATCGCCAGGCCAGCGTACAAACCGGGATCACCTCTTCCGGCCCGATGGCGGCTGTCGTGGGCTTTGAGTCGCCGTATCACAAACAGCGTAGCGTCGTGGCCCTGTTGGCCGATAGCGCCACCGGTTATAACCTACTGAACAATGCGCTAAATGACAGCGGTAAACGCGCGGCGATGTTTGGTTCCGTATCGGTCATTCGTGAATCGGGCGTAAGCAGCCTGCGCGTGGGCGATATTTACTACGTCGGTCACTTGCCGTGGTTTGAACGCGTATGGTTTGCGCTCTCAAATCACCCTGTCCTGTTAGCTATCTTTGCGGCGATAAGTATCGTGCTGCTGGCGTGGGTACTGTGGCGTCTGCTGCGTATCATCAGCCGTCGTCGCCTGGATCCGGAAGACGAGTAAGCCTTGATGAAAATGCTACGCTGGATTGTCGTGTTATGCGCCCTGGGCGGCCAGGTTCAGGCTGCCTGTCAGTGGCCTGCCTGGGAGCAGTTTAAGCAGGAATATGTCAGTGCTGAAGGGCGCGTTATCGACCCCAGCGATCCGCGAAAAATTACCACCTCAGAGGGGCAAAGCTACGCACTGTTCTTTGCCCTGGCGGCAAACGATCGACAGGCGTTCGCTTCGCTGTTGAACTGGACGCAGAATAATCTCGCCGCAGGCTCCCTGGGCGAGAATCTTCCGGCCTGGCTGTGGGGTAAAAAGAGCGAAACGGAATGGACGGTGCTGGATAGCAACTCTGCGTCTGACTCCGATGTCTGGATCGCCTGGTCGTTGCTTGAGGCCGGCAGATTGTGGAAAAACGACGATTACAGCGCCACTGGCAAAGCGTTGCTGGCGAAAATTGTTGAGGATGAAGTCGTCAAGGTGCCGGGCTTAGGCTTAATGCTGCTGCCCGGCCGCGTTGGTTTTGCCGAAGCGACGCGCTGGCGTTTTAACCCGAGCTATTTACCGCCTCAGGTGGCGCAGTATTTCAGCCGCTTTGGCGCACCGTGGACCACGCTGCGTGACACGAACCTTAAGCTGCTGATGGAGACCGCACCGAAAGGCTTCTCCCCGGATTGGGTCAGCTACGATAAAACGCAGGGTTGGCAGCTAAAAGCCGCGGATGTTGTCGGCAGCTACGATGCCATTCGCGTCTATTTATGGGTGGGCATGATGCATGACGCTGACCCGCAAAAAGCGCGCCTGCTCAAACGTTTTAATGCCATGGCGGCGCAGACCGTCAAGCAGGGAGTGCCTCCTGAAAAAGTGGCAACAGCCACGGGGAAAGTGACCGGCGATGGCCCAGTGGGTTTCTCCGCCTCATTGCTACCATTCCTACAAAATCGTGACGCCCAGGCTGCTTTGCGCCAGCGCGTTGCCGACCATTTTCCCGGCGCGGATGCGTACTACAATTTTGTTCTGACTCTTTTTGGCCAGGGCTGGGATCAACACCGTTTTCGCTTCAGCGCCCGCGGCGAATTACTACCTGACTGGGGCCAGGAATGCGCAAGTTCACACTAAGTTTAATCACACTCTCTCTTGGCCTGACGTTAGTTCCGCCGGGCTATGCGGATACCTCGGCGGAAGAGCAACTGCTAAACCAGGTACGTCTTGGTGAAGCCAGTAAGCGCGAAGATTTGGTGCAGCAGTCGCTGTATCGACTGGAGCTCATTAACCCCAATAATCCTAAAGTGTTGGCGGCGCGTATGCGCTATTTGCTGCGTCAAGGCGACAGCGCAGGGGCGCAAAAACAGCTGGATAAACTGGCACAGGTGGCCCCGAACTCGGCGGAATTTAACGCGGCACGGATAGAAGTTGGGCTCAACAGTAGCGCAGGACGCCAGGCATTACAGGAAGCACGTTTGCAGGCTGCCACGGGACATGCCCAGGAGGCCCTGAGCGCGTACGAAAAAGCTTTTAACGGCCCGCCGCCGGACGGCGATTACGCCGTAGAGTACTGGACGACGGTGGCAAAAGTCGCCGGGCGTCGCGAAGAGGCGCTCACACATCTGCAAGCATTGAACCGCCAGGCACCGGGTAACACTGGCCTACAGATGACGTTAGCCAATATGCTGCTTGCCAGCAACCAGCGCGATGAAGCGTTTGCTGTACTTGAGCAGATGGCGAAATCATCGAGCGGACGTGGGCCGGCAAGCGATCTTTGGTTTAATGCCATAAAAGACAGTCCAGCCAGCCCTGCCAGCGTGCAGGCGTTGCAACGTTACCTGATGATTTTCAATACCGGCGAATCGGCCGATAGCGCCCGCGGGATGCTGGCGGAACAGCAAAAACAGATGGCCGATCCGGTATTGCGTGAGAAGGCTGAACAGCAGGTGAAAGCGGACGAAGCGCAAGCCAGCAAACCGCAGTCCTGGCAGCTTTATTGGCCGCTTATCCGCAAAGGTGATGCGGCGCTGAAAACCAACAATCTGGCGCAGGCACAGAGTGCTTATCAACAGGCGCGCCGGCTTGACGCCACGGATAGCTATGCGGTGCTTGGGCTGGGTGATGTGGCACTGGCCAGAAAAGATAGCGCGGGTGCTGAACGTTATTATCAGCAGGCGTTGCGTTTGGACAGAGGCAATAGCAGCGCGATACGCGGGCTGGCGAATATCTATCGGGCGCAATCGCCAGAGCGCGCCACGGCCTTTATCAACGGCCTCTCAGCCAGCCAGCGACGCAGTATTGATGATATCGAACGTAGCCTGACCAACGACCGGCTTTCACAACAGGCTGAAGCGTTTGAGAATCAAGCACGCTGGGCGCAGGCCGCTGAGTTGCAGCGTCGTCGGCTGGCGCTGTCACCGGATGATGTCTGGATAACCTATCGACTCTCGCGTGACCTGGTGAACGCCGGGCAGCGCGCCGAAGCCGATAACCTGATGCTCAATCTGGCGCGCAAAAAACCGACCGATGCTGAGCAGGTCTATGCCTATAGCCTGTACTTGTCTGGTAATGGGCAAGATCAAGCTGCGTTGACGCACCTGGCGGCGTTACCGGCGTCACAGTGGACGGATAATATTCGTGAACTGGATACGCGGTTACGCAGCGATCAGCTTATCGCCCAGGCCAACCGTCTGCGTGATGGGGGTCAGGAAGCACAAGCGATTGCGCTATTAAAACAGCAGCCTGAGTCTGCGCGCCTCCACGCGACGCTCGCCGACTGGGCGCAGCAGCGGGGCGATAACGCTACCGCGCTGGCGGAATACAATGCCGTGTTGGCAAACGATCCGCAGAATGAAGATGCACGCCTTGGGTTGGCTGAGGTGTATGCCGCAAGTGGTAACAGAATGGCGGCACGCCAGCAGCTGGCCGCCTTGCCTGCCGAAGGCGAGCGTTCGCTGGGAACCCAACGCCGTATTGCGCTGGTCAGCGCCCAATTGGGCGACACGGCTGCGGCGCAGAAAATGCTCACCGCCATGGTGCCACAGGCGAAATCTCAGCCGCCGTCAATGGACAGTGCGATGGTGCTGCGTGATGCGGCGCGTTATCAGGCGCTGGACGGCAATCCGCAACAGGCACTGGAAACCTACAAAGACGCGATGGTCGCTGCGGATATCACGCCAGTGCGACCGCAGGATAATGACAGCTTTACCCGTCTCACGCGTAATGACGCGAAAGATGACTGGCTTAAGCGCGGCGTGCGCAGCGATGCCGCCGATCTCTATCGCCAGCAGGATCTGAATGTCACGTTACAGCATGATTTCTGGGGTTCCAGCGGCACGGGCGGTTACTCCGATCTGAAAGCGCACACCACCATGTTCCAGGTGGATGCCCCGCTCTATGACGGGCGCATGTTCTTCCGCTCGGATCTGGTGAATATGGATGCCGGAACCTTCTCCAGTAAAAATAATGCGTATAAAGAACAGTGGGGGACGTGTGACCTCGCCACCTGTTACGGTTCGAAGAACCAAAGTGACAGTGGCGCAAGCGTCGCCATTGGCTGGAAAAATGACACCTGGGACGCGGATATCGGCACCACGCCAATGGGCTTCAAGGTGGTGGATGTCGTCGGTGGGCTGAGCTACAGCAACGATCTTGGGCCGGTGGGCTACACGCTGAACGCGCACCGTCGCCCAATTTCCAGTTCGCTGCTGGCGTTTGGTGGACAGAAAGATAACAGCAGTGGCCTGCATCCGGGCACCACCTGGGGTGGTGTTCGTGCTGACGGCGGCGTGGTTAGCATGAGTTATGACAAAGGTGAGGCCAACGGTATCTGGGCATCACTGGGCGGCGATCAGTTGACCGGCAAAAACGTGGCGGATAACTGGCGCGTGCGCTGGATGACCGGCTACTACTACAAAGTGGTCAACGAAAATAACCGCCGGGTCACGGTGGGGCTGAATAATATGATTTGGCACTACCAGAAAGACCTGAGTGGCTACACGCTGGGTCAGGGCGGTTACTATAGCCCTCAAGAGTACGTGTCCTTTGCAGTACCGGTAAACTGGCGTCAGCGGACGGAAAACTGGTCGTGGGAGCTGGGCGGTTCGGTGTCCTGGTCACACTCGCGAACTAAAACTGAGCCGCGCTATCCACTGTTGAACCTGATTCCTTCGCAGGGGCAAAGTGCCGCCAGTGAAGCGACGAACGGCGGTGGCAGTAGCCAGGGCTTTGGTTATACGGCGCGGGCGATTGTTGAGCGGCGGGTAACATCCAACTGGTTTATCGGCGCGGGTGTCGACATCCAGCAGGCTAAGGACTACACGCCAAGCCATGCGCTGCTCTACGTGCGCTACTCTGCCGCAGGCTGGCAGGGCGATCTCGATATGCCACCACAACCTCTGGTACCTTACGCCGACTGGTAGCTATATCAGCAATCATATAAGTGTTCGTCTTATATAACCCGGTTACATACCGGGTTATAATCTTTGTGTCAGGGTCTATTTTGACTTTGGCGCCAGCCTCGTTATTCTCAATGCCTGAGCAATACGTTCGTATCTGTGGAGAGCTCTTTTGCGCGTCAGCCGTTCACTTACCATAAAACAAATGGCGATGGTTGCAGTCGTAACCATGTTGTTTTTATTTATCTTTTGCTCAATCTTGCTGTTCCATTTCGTCCAGCAGGATCGCTATAACACGGCTGCTCAACTTGAGAGTATCGCGCGTTCTGTGCGCCAACCGCTGTCCGCTGCCATCCTTAAGGCGGATATTCCAGAAGCCGAAACCATTCTTGAGCGTATTCAGCCCGCCGGGATTGTCAGCCGTGCGGACGTGGTGCTGCCGAACCAATTCCAGGCGCTGCGCATGAGCTTTATCCCCGAACGTCCGGTGCCGGTGAATATCACTCGTATCTTTGAATTACCCGTACAAATTTCGCTGCCGCTTTATTCACTAGAACGCCCGGCGAACCCGCAGCCGTTGGCCTATCTGGTGCTTCAGGGTGACTCTTATCGCATGTATAAATTCGTGATGAGTGCGCTGGCAACGATAGTGACCGCTTACTTCCTTTTAGTACTTATTTTGACCGTCGCGCTCACCTGGTGCATCAATCGGTTGATTGTCAGGCCGCTGCGCAAAATTGCTTATGAAATTCACGATCTACCGGGGGCGGATCGCATCGGTCACCAGTTGACGTTGCCGCCTCTGCATCATGACGATGAAATCGGTACGCTGGTGCGCAGCTATAACCGCAATCAGCAGGCATTATTGCGACAGTATGACGAACTTAGCGGCCAATCGACGCGTTTTCCCGTCTCAGACCTGCCGAATAAAGCCTTTTTGCTGGGCCTGTTGGAGCAGAGTCTGGCGCGTAAATCACCGGTAGCGCTACTGACCATTGCCTGTGAGACCCTACAGGATACGGCTGGCGTATTGAAAGAAGAGCAGCGCGAGATGCTGCTGCTCACGCTGGCGGAGAAAATTAAGCAGGTCATTTCGCCCCGCATGGTGCTGGCGCAGATAAGCGGCTATGACTTCGCTATTCTGGCCTACGGCGTTAAAGAGCCGTGGCATGCCATTACATTAAGTCAGCAAGTACTTACTATTATTAATGAACGTCTGCCGCTGCAAGGCATCCAGCTTCGACCGAGTGCCAGTATCGGCATCGCGATGGGAAGCGATGGCCTGACGGCAGAACAGTTCTACCGCCGTTCCATCTCGGCCGCCTTCACCGCACGCCGGAAAGGGAAAAATCAGATTGAGTTTTTCGACCCTGACCAGATGGCGAAAGCGCAGAAACGGCTGACGGAAGAGAGCGATATTCTGACGGCGCTGGATAACCAGCAGTTTTCAGTCTGGCTACAGCCACAGGTTGACACCGTCACCGGCAAAATCTGTAGCGCTGAGGTGCTGCTGCGCCAACGCCAACTCGATGGTAGCTGGGCGCTGCCCAACGATCTTATCGACAAT containing:
- the bcsQ gene encoding cellulose biosynthesis protein BcsQ — its product is MAILGLQGLRGGVGTTSITAALAWSLQLLGESVVVIDACPDNMLRLTFNDEIGRDGGWARALLEGKDWRDAGLRYTSHIDVLPFGQLQAGELQNISTRGDTLAAIATIAKDLEQQGKYQWILIDLPHGFYPWTPSLVEACHFTLTIIKPDANCHIRLHQQPLPTDTHLLLNGLRMSSPLQEDLYQVWLQTQRRLLPVVIHRDEAMAESLASKQPLGEYRHDSLAAEEMITLANWCLMHYAGHHAAEREA
- the bcsB gene encoding cellulose biosynthesis cyclic di-GMP-binding regulatory protein BcsB, with the translated sequence MKRNLSWICAVAVGVGSLLPLTTYSEPTTELSVAPTEAATPAVAAAPVVVEDSPGRDVKLTFAQIAPPPGSMVLRGSNPNGSIEFGMRSDEVVSKALLNLTYTPSPSLLPVTSQLKVYLNDELMGVLPVTKEQLGQKVTAQVAVDPLYITDFNRVRLEFIGHYRDVCENPANNTVWLDVARNSTLDLTYQSLKVRNDLSHFPVPFFDSRDNRPLNLPMVFASSPSLQKQQAAGIIASWFGAKAGWRGQTFPVLYNSLPDRNAIVFATNDNRPDFLRDHPPVKAPTVEMIDHPTNPYMKLLVVFGRDDKDLLQAAQGISAGNILFRGDSVTVNEVTPLLARAPYDAPNWVRTDRPVTFGELKTYEQQLQSTGLEPASINLSLNLPPDLYLMRSTGIDMDLKYRYTMPPVKDSSRMDISLNNQFLQSFSLNSTQDVNKLMLRLPILQGLLDGKNDVSIPALRLGAMNQLRFDFQYTNPMPGGTVDNCVTFQPVQNHVVIGDDSTIDFSHYYHFLPMPDLRTFANAGFPFTRMADLSDTVIVMPKTPSEAQVSTLLNAVGVIGGQTGLAGAKMTIVDEGGQIQDKDADLLLIGSIPQKLKDDKHIDLLVDATQSWVKTPLRHNDLPSIYLDTDDRQASVQTGITSSGPMAAVVGFESPYHKQRSVVALLADSATGYNLLNNALNDSGKRAAMFGSVSVIRESGVSSLRVGDIYYVGHLPWFERVWFALSNHPVLLAIFAAISIVLLAWVLWRLLRIISRRRLDPEDE
- the bcsZ gene encoding cellulose synthase complex periplasmic endoglucanase BcsZ, with the protein product MKMLRWIVVLCALGGQVQAACQWPAWEQFKQEYVSAEGRVIDPSDPRKITTSEGQSYALFFALAANDRQAFASLLNWTQNNLAAGSLGENLPAWLWGKKSETEWTVLDSNSASDSDVWIAWSLLEAGRLWKNDDYSATGKALLAKIVEDEVVKVPGLGLMLLPGRVGFAEATRWRFNPSYLPPQVAQYFSRFGAPWTTLRDTNLKLLMETAPKGFSPDWVSYDKTQGWQLKAADVVGSYDAIRVYLWVGMMHDADPQKARLLKRFNAMAAQTVKQGVPPEKVATATGKVTGDGPVGFSASLLPFLQNRDAQAALRQRVADHFPGADAYYNFVLTLFGQGWDQHRFRFSARGELLPDWGQECASSH
- the bcsC gene encoding cellulose synthase complex outer membrane protein BcsC, translated to MRKFTLSLITLSLGLTLVPPGYADTSAEEQLLNQVRLGEASKREDLVQQSLYRLELINPNNPKVLAARMRYLLRQGDSAGAQKQLDKLAQVAPNSAEFNAARIEVGLNSSAGRQALQEARLQAATGHAQEALSAYEKAFNGPPPDGDYAVEYWTTVAKVAGRREEALTHLQALNRQAPGNTGLQMTLANMLLASNQRDEAFAVLEQMAKSSSGRGPASDLWFNAIKDSPASPASVQALQRYLMIFNTGESADSARGMLAEQQKQMADPVLREKAEQQVKADEAQASKPQSWQLYWPLIRKGDAALKTNNLAQAQSAYQQARRLDATDSYAVLGLGDVALARKDSAGAERYYQQALRLDRGNSSAIRGLANIYRAQSPERATAFINGLSASQRRSIDDIERSLTNDRLSQQAEAFENQARWAQAAELQRRRLALSPDDVWITYRLSRDLVNAGQRAEADNLMLNLARKKPTDAEQVYAYSLYLSGNGQDQAALTHLAALPASQWTDNIRELDTRLRSDQLIAQANRLRDGGQEAQAIALLKQQPESARLHATLADWAQQRGDNATALAEYNAVLANDPQNEDARLGLAEVYAASGNRMAARQQLAALPAEGERSLGTQRRIALVSAQLGDTAAAQKMLTAMVPQAKSQPPSMDSAMVLRDAARYQALDGNPQQALETYKDAMVAADITPVRPQDNDSFTRLTRNDAKDDWLKRGVRSDAADLYRQQDLNVTLQHDFWGSSGTGGYSDLKAHTTMFQVDAPLYDGRMFFRSDLVNMDAGTFSSKNNAYKEQWGTCDLATCYGSKNQSDSGASVAIGWKNDTWDADIGTTPMGFKVVDVVGGLSYSNDLGPVGYTLNAHRRPISSSLLAFGGQKDNSSGLHPGTTWGGVRADGGVVSMSYDKGEANGIWASLGGDQLTGKNVADNWRVRWMTGYYYKVVNENNRRVTVGLNNMIWHYQKDLSGYTLGQGGYYSPQEYVSFAVPVNWRQRTENWSWELGGSVSWSHSRTKTEPRYPLLNLIPSQGQSAASEATNGGGSSQGFGYTARAIVERRVTSNWFIGAGVDIQQAKDYTPSHALLYVRYSAAGWQGDLDMPPQPLVPYADW
- the hmsP gene encoding biofilm formation regulator HmsP, encoding MRVSRSLTIKQMAMVAVVTMLFLFIFCSILLFHFVQQDRYNTAAQLESIARSVRQPLSAAILKADIPEAETILERIQPAGIVSRADVVLPNQFQALRMSFIPERPVPVNITRIFELPVQISLPLYSLERPANPQPLAYLVLQGDSYRMYKFVMSALATIVTAYFLLVLILTVALTWCINRLIVRPLRKIAYEIHDLPGADRIGHQLTLPPLHHDDEIGTLVRSYNRNQQALLRQYDELSGQSTRFPVSDLPNKAFLLGLLEQSLARKSPVALLTIACETLQDTAGVLKEEQREMLLLTLAEKIKQVISPRMVLAQISGYDFAILAYGVKEPWHAITLSQQVLTIINERLPLQGIQLRPSASIGIAMGSDGLTAEQFYRRSISAAFTARRKGKNQIEFFDPDQMAKAQKRLTEESDILTALDNQQFSVWLQPQVDTVTGKICSAEVLLRQRQLDGSWALPNDLIDNIESCGLMVTVGHWVLEESCRQLAAWQSRGIMLPLSVNISALQLLHHDMVSDMLALLNHYRIAPGTLVLEVTESRRIDDPKAAVAILRPLRNAGVRIALDDFGMGYAGLRQLQHMKSVPVDILKIDKIFIDTLPEDASMVAAIIQLGRSLNLKMVAEGVENKEQYEWLKAAKVDILQGFLFARAVPAEVFEQDYLSEEKSLLPGVIDE